In Mustelus asterias chromosome 17, sMusAst1.hap1.1, whole genome shotgun sequence, the following are encoded in one genomic region:
- the vegfd gene encoding LOW QUALITY PROTEIN: vascular endothelial growth factor D (The sequence of the model RefSeq protein was modified relative to this genomic sequence to represent the inferred CDS: inserted 2 bases in 1 codon), which yields MKLHCSVCLHVVFLSLLHLLRGDYYEHDPRLKPKTASLEQQIRAASNVSELLSIINSPDWKRWKCRQKLKYLAGFDTRSRSTRFASPYYDVETLKSIDDEWQRTQCVPRESCVDVAKELGRSTNTFFKPPCVSVFRCGGCCNEESLVCKNISTSYIRKELFEITIPLTNIPELLTVRIANHTSCKCISSRHAYSIIRRSIFTHEYSCLHDDNHCSRGLVWDKEKCHCVTSSVQGEDELSPIAELAICGAYMEFNEELCDCVCRNMESHETCLQKQKAFDPQSCSCVDRPACPYHGRSCAVGKVFSDKXQCMWKNKH from the exons AAGCCGAAGACAGCGAGTTTAGAGCAACAAATAAGAGCTGCTTCCAATGTGAGCGAATTATTGTCAATTATTAACTCACCGGATTGGAAACGGTGGAAATGCCGTCAAAAATTAAAGTATCTGGCAGGCTTTGACACACGATCACGCTCAACTAGGTTCGCCTCTCCCTACTATGATGTAGAAACTCTCAAAT CCAtcgatgatgaatggcagaggacTCAATGTGTCCCCAGGGAATCCTGTGTTGATGTTGCTAAGGAACTCGGAAGAAGCACTAATACCTTCTTCAAACCTCCATGCGTGTCTGTATTTCGATGCGGTGGATGCTGTAATGAAGAGAGTCTGGTCTGCAAGAACATCAGCACGTCCTACATCCGCAAAGAG CTGTTTGAGATTACCATTCCCCTGACCAATATACCAGAGCTCTTGACTGTCAGAATTGCGAACCATACTTCTTGTAAATGCATCTCCAGTCGACATGCATATTCCATCATTCGAAGATCAATCTTCACACATGAATACAG CTGTCTGCATGATGACAATCACTGCTCCAGGGGACTGGTCTGGGATAAAGAGAAATGCCACTGTGTGACCTCCTCAGTTCAAGGAGAAGATG AACTCTCACCCATTGCAGAACTGGCTATCTGTGGGGCCTATATGGAGTTCAATGAGGAATTGTGTGACTGTGTTTGTAGGAACATGGAAAGTCATGAAACGTGCTTGCAgaaacagaaagcatttgatccaCAGTCCTGCAG TTGTGTGGACAGACCTGCCTGTCCATACCATGGCAGATCCTGCGCTGTGGGGAAGGTCTTCAGTGATAA CCAGTGTATGTGGAAGAATAAACATTAA